One genomic window of Halobellus limi includes the following:
- a CDS encoding spermidine synthase, with the protein MDSRFFPERWPTRPETAVFVSGVTSMGLEILAGRILAPEFGNSIYTWGGIIGVFLAALSLGYHRGGKRAATSASHGRLVGVFLATALYVAGVVLLGDLVVQSTGVLPLPSQFASLPAITLLFGPPTYLLGYVSPYAAELAGGDVGATAGHVYAVGTVGSIVGAFATTYLLVPLLSVPQIGLVLGLSAVLAAAAVAAPALDGTTGIRVGVVALALVAATATGGLGPGVGGDVVHAEQTAYQELRVVDRGDTRTLYLDGQPHSAMALDDPTRHVFEYTRYFHASMLFADETDDVDRVLFVGGGGFTGPRIFHETYPNVTVDVVELDPAVVDAADEHFGIPDSPRMNVHVGGGRQYLAETNRTYDVIVLDAYRKDTVPFQLTTVEFMRLAAERLDEDGVLVANLISAPSGPASEFYRAEYKTMRQVFPRVYSFPTAGGPVVQNIEVIATKDDALLTREELQARSERRDVGIDLSSDLSSYRTDEPTDDVPVLRDDRAPVDSLLDGAVGQRYVRVRANETNGTVAGDRTSLREPRLRATA; encoded by the coding sequence ATGGATTCGCGGTTCTTCCCGGAACGGTGGCCGACGCGACCCGAAACGGCCGTGTTCGTCTCCGGCGTCACGAGTATGGGCCTGGAGATCCTCGCCGGCCGGATCCTGGCCCCGGAGTTCGGCAACAGCATCTACACGTGGGGCGGCATCATCGGCGTCTTCCTCGCCGCGCTCAGCCTCGGCTACCACCGCGGCGGGAAGCGGGCGGCGACGAGCGCCTCCCACGGCCGCCTCGTCGGGGTCTTTCTGGCGACGGCGCTGTACGTCGCGGGCGTCGTCCTCCTGGGTGACCTCGTCGTCCAGTCCACCGGCGTGCTCCCGCTGCCCAGCCAGTTCGCGTCGCTGCCGGCGATCACGCTGCTCTTCGGCCCGCCGACGTACCTCCTGGGGTACGTGAGCCCCTACGCCGCGGAGCTGGCCGGCGGCGACGTCGGCGCGACCGCGGGGCACGTCTACGCCGTCGGGACCGTCGGGAGCATCGTCGGCGCGTTCGCGACGACCTACCTGCTCGTGCCGCTGCTGTCGGTGCCGCAGATCGGCCTCGTCCTCGGGCTCTCGGCAGTTCTGGCGGCCGCAGCCGTCGCCGCACCCGCCCTCGACGGAACGACCGGCATCCGCGTCGGCGTCGTCGCCCTCGCGCTCGTCGCGGCGACGGCCACGGGCGGCCTCGGGCCGGGCGTCGGCGGCGACGTCGTGCACGCGGAACAGACCGCCTACCAGGAGCTCCGCGTCGTCGACCGCGGCGACACCCGCACGCTGTACCTCGACGGGCAACCCCACAGCGCGATGGCCCTCGACGACCCGACGAGACACGTCTTCGAGTACACCCGGTACTTCCACGCCTCGATGCTCTTCGCCGACGAGACGGACGACGTCGACCGCGTCCTGTTCGTCGGCGGCGGCGGCTTCACCGGCCCGCGGATCTTCCACGAGACGTATCCGAACGTCACCGTCGACGTCGTCGAACTCGACCCCGCGGTCGTCGACGCCGCCGACGAGCACTTCGGCATCCCCGACTCGCCGCGGATGAACGTCCACGTCGGCGGCGGTCGCCAGTACCTCGCGGAGACGAACCGCACCTACGACGTGATCGTCCTCGACGCCTATCGGAAGGACACCGTGCCGTTCCAACTCACCACGGTCGAGTTCATGCGGCTGGCCGCCGAGCGTCTCGACGAGGACGGCGTCCTCGTCGCGAACCTCATCTCCGCGCCCAGCGGGCCCGCCTCGGAGTTCTACCGCGCGGAGTACAAGACGATGCGGCAGGTCTTCCCGCGCGTCTACAGCTTCCCGACCGCCGGCGGCCCGGTCGTCCAGAACATCGAGGTGATCGCGACGAAGGACGACGCGTTGCTCACCCGCGAGGAGTTGCAGGCCCGCAGCGAACGCCGCGACGTCGGTATCGACCTCTCGTCGGACCTCTCCTCGTACCGGACGGACGAGCCGACCGACGACGTCCCCGTACTCAGAGACGACCGCGCGCCCGTCGACAGCCTGCTCGACGGGGCGGTCGGACAGCGGTACGTCCGCGTCCGCGCGAACGAGACGAACGGGACAGTCGCCGGCGACCGGACGTCGCTTCGGGAGCCGCGGCTCCGCGCGACGGCGTAG
- a CDS encoding cold-shock protein, whose translation MANGTVDFFNDTGGYGFIETEDADEDVFFHMEDVGGEDLTEGTEIEFEIEQAPKGPRATNVVRV comes from the coding sequence ATGGCAAACGGTACGGTTGATTTCTTCAACGACACAGGCGGCTACGGTTTCATCGAGACAGAGGACGCGGACGAGGACGTATTCTTCCACATGGAAGACGTCGGCGGCGAGGACCTCACCGAGGGAACGGAGATCGAATTCGAGATCGAACAGGCCCCCAAGGGCCCCCGCGCGACGAACGTCGTCCGCGTCTAA
- a CDS encoding FAD-dependent oxidoreductase, with protein sequence MSGKYDLVIVGGGISGASLLYTTAKFTDIDSIALVEKESEIAAINSHHTNNSQTLHFGDIETNYTLEKAEGVKTGAELLAGYLENHDPDREMHAKRSKMVLGVGEEEVDKLEDRYHEEGFGDLFPKLEPIGREEIGEIEPKVVEGRDPDVEMLALQTPDGYVVDYGATAKSMVENAREEAHVDVFTDTKVEDVTKNTDGYTLTTGRGPFDCEVAVVAAGSHSLQIAKELGYGEDMVLLPVAGSFFLADDLLNGKVYTLQMKKLPFAAVHGDADVHDGSITRFGPTAKLVPTLERGRVSTVSDFLDVFGLNAASFLSYANILADRILLPYVLTNLLYDVPELGTRAFLPEVQKVVPSVELDDIERAKGYGGVRPQIVDTSEKSLDMGEAKIVGDDIIFNITPSPGASTSLKNAMRDTETILEFFEEDYEFDEDAFRAETIENFPRGA encoded by the coding sequence ATGTCTGGAAAGTACGATCTCGTTATCGTCGGCGGCGGCATCAGCGGGGCATCGCTTCTGTACACCACTGCGAAGTTCACGGACATCGATTCGATCGCGCTGGTCGAGAAGGAGTCGGAGATCGCGGCGATCAACTCCCATCACACCAACAACTCACAGACGCTTCACTTCGGAGACATCGAGACGAACTACACCTTAGAGAAGGCCGAGGGCGTCAAGACGGGCGCGGAACTGCTCGCGGGGTATCTGGAGAACCACGACCCCGACCGCGAGATGCACGCCAAGCGCAGCAAGATGGTGCTCGGCGTCGGCGAGGAGGAGGTCGACAAACTCGAAGACCGCTACCACGAGGAGGGGTTCGGCGACCTGTTCCCGAAACTCGAACCGATCGGTCGCGAGGAGATCGGCGAGATCGAACCGAAGGTCGTGGAGGGCCGCGACCCCGACGTGGAGATGCTCGCGTTACAGACCCCGGACGGGTACGTCGTCGACTACGGTGCGACCGCGAAGTCGATGGTCGAGAACGCCCGGGAGGAGGCACACGTCGACGTGTTCACCGACACGAAGGTCGAAGACGTCACGAAGAACACCGACGGCTACACGCTCACGACCGGACGGGGACCGTTCGACTGCGAGGTCGCGGTCGTCGCCGCCGGCTCCCACAGCCTCCAGATCGCGAAGGAACTGGGCTACGGCGAGGACATGGTGTTGCTGCCGGTCGCGGGGAGCTTCTTCCTCGCCGACGACCTCTTAAATGGAAAGGTCTACACGCTCCAGATGAAGAAACTGCCGTTCGCGGCGGTCCACGGCGACGCCGACGTCCACGACGGGAGTATCACCCGCTTCGGACCCACGGCGAAACTCGTCCCCACGCTGGAGCGCGGGCGCGTCTCGACGGTCAGTGACTTCCTCGACGTCTTCGGGCTGAACGCCGCCTCGTTCCTCAGTTACGCCAACATCCTCGCCGACCGCATTCTCCTCCCGTACGTCCTCACGAACCTCCTCTACGACGTCCCCGAACTCGGCACGCGGGCGTTCCTCCCCGAGGTCCAGAAGGTCGTCCCGAGCGTCGAACTCGACGACATCGAGCGCGCGAAGGGCTACGGCGGCGTCCGACCGCAGATCGTCGACACGAGCGAGAAGTCCCTCGATATGGGCGAGGCGAAGATCGTCGGCGACGACATCATCTTCAACATCACGCCCTCGCCGGGGGCGTCGACGAGCCTGAAGAACGCGATGCGCGACACGGAGACCATCCTGGAGTTCTTCGAGGAGGACTACGAGTTCGACGAGGACGCCTTCCGCGCGGAGACGATCGAGAACTTCCCACGCGGCGCGTAG
- a CDS encoding DUF5786 family protein: MGFGSYDESEQQEQTTEADDSEAVNVHEHDHDGDVNVESDVDTDALVDRLGEMREE, translated from the coding sequence ATGGGCTTTGGAAGCTACGACGAATCCGAACAGCAGGAGCAGACCACCGAGGCGGACGACAGCGAGGCGGTCAACGTCCACGAGCACGACCACGACGGCGACGTCAACGTCGAGTCCGACGTCGACACCGACGCGCTCGTCGATCGACTCGGCGAGATGCGCGAGGAGTAG
- the deoC gene encoding deoxyribose-phosphate aldolase, which translates to MNRTEFAACVDHTVLGPTTTLDAVEAVLEEAEEHGMNACIPPCYVAEAAAYAPDVTLATVVGFPHGQHSTAAKHGEAVDAWQSGADEVDMVLNVGRLKAGDDDAVAADVAEVVAAVPIPVKVIIETALLTDDEKHRACEAAAEAGADFVKTSTGFADGGATVADVELMAAYLPVKASGGIGSYEEAMAMLEAGAERIGASSGVEIVEGFPEED; encoded by the coding sequence ATGAACAGAACGGAGTTCGCCGCGTGTGTCGATCACACGGTCTTGGGGCCGACGACGACGCTCGACGCCGTCGAGGCCGTCCTCGAGGAGGCGGAGGAGCACGGAATGAACGCCTGTATCCCGCCGTGTTACGTCGCCGAGGCGGCCGCGTACGCCCCCGACGTCACGCTCGCGACGGTCGTCGGGTTCCCGCACGGCCAGCACTCGACGGCCGCGAAACACGGCGAGGCCGTCGACGCCTGGCAGTCCGGCGCCGACGAGGTGGACATGGTCCTCAACGTCGGGCGCCTGAAGGCCGGCGACGACGACGCCGTCGCGGCCGACGTCGCCGAGGTCGTCGCCGCGGTCCCCATCCCGGTGAAGGTCATCATCGAGACGGCGCTGCTGACCGACGACGAGAAGCACCGCGCCTGCGAGGCGGCCGCGGAGGCCGGCGCCGACTTCGTGAAGACGTCCACCGGGTTCGCCGACGGCGGCGCGACCGTCGCCGACGTCGAGCTGATGGCGGCGTACCTCCCGGTCAAAGCCAGCGGCGGCATCGGATCCTACGAGGAGGCGATGGCGATGCTCGAAGCGGGCGCCGAACGGATCGGCGCCTCGTCAGGCGTGGAGATCGTCGAGGGGTTCCCGGAGGAGGATTGA